A region from the Drosophila ananassae strain 14024-0371.13 chromosome 2L, ASM1763931v2, whole genome shotgun sequence genome encodes:
- the LOC6499092 gene encoding protein unc-80 homolog isoform X3, giving the protein MVTNAAATAGATNTSTNNNNLQTNNNSHGANNNNDDFDFDQDSGLQDLGLPVSVQTFLWRQIAPFIRPKLGKLHESTCLFCQHAPGHHESKEACKSFEKVLVQNIQFGLSPPLTKALGAIPRWRLLQGALPHVMHACAALLHNRVKDMQAIGPVETKLLYTMQWILLYAAEECADDEGGEDLGLGDSAGEPRPKSIDQYLFSVPTITLFVYLFAPIIHHLKESDFQNFRLENGIKLWQGMWDNRAPGAPCFTAPVKPKARNLLCAPTPKGSTDVFPPRKHSLSADAMSPKADSPQSGISDFGRQDEEGSWVSSPKEFAFPETIPEEASSVEDERVVIFRLPSAPQLMDNSFFTADASLLQQQESQSRRGSRQSMNSRDKEKIPSTKFEFDQQELMRGASMKEKRSASIDKETDSDKSDSIKADVSAATFLDVAVLRCLFISHWQEEGIFWSLQYLYNRLSDIGEDAAITLNQPRKRSNSLPIPQIEISLYQGPGSNSRDSPGSSVVKDYIEIPEPSPTVTACVVEEPQSAPSTSERRGSEKKKRVKMADLRAFVETKMFSKSEKNLEKVGLDTHSANGKTPLQHAEYHRSLDTGEKKLSRSASMISREPASNLIKGKSMPSLSCLLDSGFYRYVEPPKAPRPSQTSCPRSTVFYPRNPIITVTEHTPTPSPDYMKRQGSIDSQLDVLSNGGSIGMGDNGAGNGSTGMGSTTTRYRGQMLRSHTDSHIDYTGVDESEAPGSSFYITRDGGIDYEIILLAISNVFKRDPSQVCSLRVLEAGLNICELLIEMGVLKLGEHAHEISMSITRRALQVLGCPHGCNDGVRGPPADFLRNQCQKILSRMLRQAGPRTKRYMQEMVRTSPLPELIDYFHAFLAFCVDPSSLLSPMTHKRQSGYKNANTDLGGVPGQGGYTTNFSGGMSGGAESQVVGAVFKPLVSRFVEASKDLKSPENIALYGDIRQLVTYVKGAHGGPFRLVALSGILAVTPRPHKKGPSAQTTRVIRHIPQANVGQSMQNDDNRSQRRLLLKKRSTSSACAVSLLETETCEEHYKTSQSPLSNFRRRTTGVRPTLTPRHSERALLSDSTSSSERNSLGRLSGLVRWFRGTPKEASSIDLEIGSLNPEISSSFMRHASLKIQRGRSSDGIGRSIQRAKRRVERRLNRFGGIVKGKKKVGGIEETADFSRRSSSDMCDGPRESEVVILKERKLVPTDPVRVGMLRLSFLLETCAPGSFPDSQLVAAVLDLPQAPLVARATFLLECAHFVHLCNKGQWPAWMKQNVGSYRASGANINISQMKQQVSQSSARRTHILQRAAGKMFHQWAEMIGARLEEILYTERLQYEAVNASLTDPEKQRELLQQDEEEDFLDEASVNPHGNDCPHSLKLIACVLLFEITAFLRDTYLMLPKTSKLIHRDKPAPWEKVYREANRRWSMALSSMGHSQTSAQSLQSIAAGNDGAGQSERKISFVLHEPDNESENSSNTTLTKEGEEARRPTASAVRPFLLRRGTATTTGGSFKRRSLKLRRNTKDGKDIETDFNIQSRRKVSSLSDRSDTSEQGMISGGEESPGILSDDQQPESPTDSNENDDTAKNMPWLKAVIDLMSSYNYYCTHKGYCHPFCYKRHMRSCTRLVKATRKVYGEEFGFSFDSDHPTVEPTVISSSKPHTSRSRSTRKVSEQSSTQTSPSKRKDSLSRKDRISDDPDLEMAEKLAKAFRQEKEKKLQEEPPILKFIRIHIRNLFHFPLATMLKGAVVLTEEMVIEAMPAAWELLLETNHDTATSSAAVFLMGSVKAQNFAFDIMQRALKHKDPDIRIGAIQRYLVLWKCRFHVWPRMEENAHDVTFKVPPGGIEFTLPSPKIGIESLPVVDPPWMPVQQTKDMDVTLNQDRHRSLVTATKSRKMQQTEAIRNALRQQRDKQRAERHSFLITMIPISQQASHEPGMEKLEDHEIEEDLDGTRMSSHLHHAHSLFPSVLCSSVMQIVGCLDDAAIGSDGNAVYEIAYQVIWVCLVEESALFLRYVFERLTRDRQDQMFKLLRHLIRFVPRLPQQAAFALYNSIIGYIMFYVRSSNELKQELVGSALSVLWMVVHSVHGIMFKDLKQILRKEQCDASILLTANVPAAKKIVVHGPADDDYNIPSQFPVQEDTLFCQLLKEALDYYPIDEKNTSHYCLVDYKSSKILNPNWYIRDLYFFKRSQYPEVRLMLMRPEESFLALQKQELTKKFVEIGKVHLTWAILKNVDMVVQRVVFLHEELMKLPSFPRKALEVDLDLHHGGEYGKVLLGLDVQHKFMWVRLIARMFEAMAGNFAYSADIQLFLNVLSGASILHAEDSCIMRYVMATFINAAFNFKNIFSTKGYFMIMPTLLQVYSLHQTNKLITTTIEYAVKQFYLLNRKPFILQMFGSVSAILDTDEDGTYGEAHKVQSSCLFNLLLSLEDPSPDPLNIAELVKEPKPLKAIDFCYHDEDDDVTVLDCITLCVMVVSYSAESTRGYQMLIILEAILPCYLQQIQSPSYIPLQGKSERDIILQLAVAIRTMVHNCEGLAKSYNGPYRNSPEHKGSSQRNCSRGPPCSPGLDFEEESHPKYVTDARTKNMMDCAEDSEMIRTEYRRPRDVLLSVVADFLTKSTARLAELAKKMPSDTKPTEVLDAKCHIRLADIAHSLLKVSPYDPESMACRGLQRYMQAVLPRAEWSNDTLRNALVTILRRIDKVFLKISKKPSIRRNTDWEAAAGLLKGIHETIIRHSYVLHWQQMKTLISTVQNLIVNEPGSGIPEGVSSAGAALMSQNPPAFFCSAVVRLVALQVVSPVDCFSLVQICGGSAEFATQEKAEGFLMHLIMPLCLKVCSGRGVSDVGELKMTDVSFLLTAVLNAMSPPAGRTGQAVSQINRVTGDLRAGSLTFTGSRDAKRPARISGSLYQAAFLALRIVCICFESRLSNEWPRIVRVMRDLGRRNEAAPDLWSFMEFVVTHRTPLYIVLLPFILHKISQPPIGDHERHMQFIIRERLRGTPPQGGIKSKGALLLELARELRDLRDELEEKRYDRESSEQKKSDTQAATSAADAHKSQQRPSLISIFTGTTTGQATHSHISAVPIDSRSGSGGICTPSDTLSQQTLHPPRESLSSSSTGRDPHTTTSESQSGEADAGSAPTLVGPTPSGSGHGSASGTGAASAVPSHLSHSQSLQQAPFKAQPPKLRFVSSVEFRHSSGETSTTPLSPESPAEDSSGDHTRSRLQRSKAASRKTFRLKRSRLTNMDPPSIVTPLSQEEQQQQQQQQPQPKTLGEISWDSVSQTSSTSGYRDNNSLQTGLLSPDGSLGGLTLGRSPSQHSLLMVFEGQDEDTLI; this is encoded by the exons ATGGTGACCAATGCCGCGGCAACAGCGGGTGCCACAAATACCAGCACCAATAACAACAACCTGCAgacaaacaacaacagccacGGGgcgaacaacaacaacgatgACTTTGACTTTGACCAGGACAGCGGATTGCAGGACCTCGGCTTGCCGGTGTCCGTGCAAACGTTCCTGTGGCGCCAAATAGCCCCATTCATCCGACCCAAGTTGGGCAAATTGCACGAGTCCACCTGTCTG TTTTGTCAACACGCACCGGGACACCAT GAGTCGAAAGAAGCCTGCAAG TCCTTTGAAAAAGTGTTAGTGCAAAACATACAGTTCGGTCTATCGCCGCCTTTGACGAAGGCACTGGGTGCCATTCCACGATGGCGTCTTCTGCAGGGTGCCTTGCCTCATGTAATGCATGCCTGTGCGGCCCTGTTGCACAATCGAGTCAAGGACATGCAGGCTATTGGCCCAGTGGAAACCAAGCTACTGTACACCATGCAATGGATACTCCTTTACGCAGCCGAGGAATGCGCCGACGACGAGGGCGGGGAGGACTTGGGCTTGGGAGATTCAGCTGGGGAGCCCCGACCCAAGTCCATCGATCAGTATTTGTTCTCCGTGCCAACGATTACG CTCTTTGTGTATCTATTCGCTCCAATTATACATCACCTCAAGGAGTCAGACTTTCAGAACTTCCGTTTGGAGAATGGCATTAAGCTATGGCAGGGCATGTGGGATAATCGGGCACCGGGCGCTCCGTGCTTCACGGCTCCTGTGAAGCCGAAAGCTCGTAACTTGCTTTGTGCTCCAACTCCTAAGGGATCTACGGATGTATTTCCTCCTCGTAAACATTCCCTCAGTGCAGATGCCATGTCACCCAAAGCTGACTCGCCCCAGAGTGGCATTTCAGACTTCGGAAGGCAAGATGAAGAG GGCTCTTGGGTTTCATCGCCCAAAGAGTTTGCCTTTCCGGAAACCATACCTGAAGAAGCCTCCAGCGTAGAAGACGAACGTGTGGTAATATTTCGTTTACCCTCAGCGCCTCAACTAATGGATAATTCATTCTTTACT GCCGATGCCAGTCTTCTCCAACAACAGGAATCTCAGAGCCGGCGCGGCAGTCGCCAGTCAATGAACTCACGCGACAAGGAAAAGATTCCATCCACCAAGTTCGAGTTCGATCAGCAGGAACTGATGCGAGGTGCTTCAATGAAGGAGAAGCGCAGTGCCTCGATTGACAAAGAGACGGATTCTGACAAATCGGACAGTATCAAGGCGGATGTGTCGGCCGCCACTTTCTTGGATGTAGCAGTATTACGTTGCTTGTTCATCTCGCATTGGCAGGAGGAGGGAATCTTCTGGAGCTTACAGTATTTATATAATCG TCTTAGTGACATTGGTGAAGATGCGGCTATTACATTGAATCAGCCAAGGAAGCGTTCCAATTCATTGCCTATTCCACAAATTGAGATATCTCTCTACCAGGGTCCCGGCAGCAACAGCCGAGATAGTCCTGGCAGCTCTGTAGTCAAGGACTACATAGAAATACCCGAACCATCGCCCACAGTGACAGCCTGTGTCGTGG AAGAACCTCAAAGTGCTCCAAGCACCTCTGAACGACGGGGCAGCGAGAAGAAAAAACGCGTCAAGATGGCTGATTTGCGGGCCTTTGTGGAGACAAAGATGTTCTCCAAATCGGAGAAGAATCTGGAAAAAGTAGGGCTCGATACTCACTCCGCCAATGGCAAGACACCACTGCAACATGCA GAGTACCACCGAAGCCTGGATACGGGTGAGAAAAAGCTTTCTCGCTCCGCTTCGATGATAAGTCGCGAGCCAGCCAGTAACCTGATCAAGGGGAAATCTATGCCCAGTCTAAG CTGTCTGCTCGATAGCGG attttacAGATACGTTGAACCACCAAAGGCGCCAAGGCCATCGCAGACTAGTTGTCCTCGTTCCACGGTCTTCTACCCACGGAATCCCATTATTACTGTTACGGAGCATACACCCACACCTTCTCCGGATTATATGAAGCGACAG GGCTCTATTGATTCCCAGCTGGATGTCTTAAGTAATGGTGGTAGCATTGGTATGGGAGATAATGGAGCCGGAAACGGAAGCACCGGCATgggcagcaccaccaccaggtATCGAGGCCAAATGCTGCGCTCACACACTGACTCCCATATTGATTACACTGGAGTGGATGAGTCCGAGGCACCTGGATCATCGTTTTACATAACTCGGGATGGTGGCATTGATTACGAGATTATTCTGCTGGCAATCAGCAATGTTTTCAAGCGCGATCCATCACAAGTGTGCTCCCTACGTGTCCTGGAGGCGGGTCTTAACATTTGTGAGTTGTTGATTGAGATGGGGGTTCTGAAGCTGGGTGAGCATGCCCACGAAATATCCATGAGCATTACGCGGCGGGCTCTGCAGGTTCTTGGGTGCCCTCATGGATGCAATGATG GTGTTCGTGGTCCTCCTGCGGACTTTCTTCGAAATCAATGCCAAAAGATTTTGTCAAGGATGCTGCGTCAGGCTGGTCCACGGACCAAACGCTACATGCAGGAGATGGTTAGAACCTCGCCCTTGCCGGAGCTGATCGACTACTTTCATGCCTTTTTGGCCTTCTGTGTGGACCCGAGCTCTTTACTTTCACCCATGA CTCATAAACGTCAGAGTGGATATAAAAATGCTAACACCGATCTTGGCGGCGTACCAGGTCAGGGCGGCTATACGACAAACTTTAGCGGCGGGATGAGCGGCGGCGCGGAGTCCCAGGTGGTTGGGGCAGTCTTTAAACCGCTGGTCAGCCGGTTCGTCGAGGCCAGCAAGGATCTAAAAAGTCCGGAGAACATTGCCCTCTATGGCGACATCCGTCAACTGGTCACCTATGTGAAAGGAGCCCACGGTGGACCCTTCCGTTTAGTGGCACTCAGCGGTATTCTGGCCGTCACTCCCAGGCCACACAAAAAAGGTCCTTCAGCACAAACCACAAGGGTTATAAG ACACATTCCCCAAGCTAACGTAGGCCAGAGTATGCAGAACGATGACAACCGCTCTCAGCGCCGACTTTTATTAAAGAAACGAAGTACTTCCTCCGCCTGTGCCGTG AGCCTTCTGGAGACAGAGACGTGCGAGGAGCACTACAAGACCAGCCAGTCGCCGTTAAGTAACTTCCGTAGACGTACAACTGGAGTCCGGCCAACGTTGACTCCGCGACACAGCGAACGGGCCCTGCTTTCCGACTCGACGTCGAGCTCGGAGCGCAATTCGCTGGGACGGCTCAGCGGCTTGGTGCGCTGGTTCCGGGGCACGCCCAAGGAGGCCTCGTCCATCGACCTGGAGATCGGGTCGCTCAACCCGGAGATATCCTCCTCGTTTATGCGGCACGCCTCGCTGAAGATACAGCGGGGCCGCTCGAGCGACGGCATTGGGCGGTCCATTCAGCGCGCCAAGCGACGTGTCGAGAGGCGGCTGAACCGTTTCGGCGGCATTGTGAAGGGCAAGAAGAAGGTAGGCGGCATCGAGGAGACCGCGGACTTCAGTCGACGGAGCTCCTCGGACATGTGCGATGGTCCCCGGGAGTCGGAAGTGGTTATCCTCAAGGAGCGCAAACTCGTCCCCACCGATCCAGTGCGCGTGGGCATGCTGCGATTATCCTTTCTGCTGGAGACCTGTGCGCCAGGCTCCTTTCCCGACTCCCAGCTTGTGGCAGCCGTTCTCGATCTG CCTCAAGCGCCTCTTGTGGCACGTGCCACTTTCCTCTTAGAGTGCGCCCACTTTGTCCATCTTTGCAACAAAGGTCAGTGGCCCGCCTGGATGAAACAGAACGTGGGCAGTTACCGGGCATCTGGAGCTAACATCAATATCAGCCAGATGAAGCAACAGGTGAGCCAGTCAAGTGCCAGACGTACTCACATCCTGCAAAGGGCCGCCGGCAAGATGTTCCACCAGTGGGCGGAAATGATAGGAGCTCGTCTTGAGGAGATTCTGTACACCGAGAGACTGCAGTACGAGGCGGTGAATGCCAGTCTTACGGATCCCGAAAAGCAGCGGGAGTTACTGCAGCAGGACGAGGAAGAGGACTTCCTGGACGAAGCTTCGGTGAATCCACATGGCAACGACTGTCCACATTCTCTGAAACTTATCGCCTGTGTACTGCTCTTTGAGATTACGGCCTTCTTGAGGGATACTTATCTGATGCTGCCAAAAACATCCAAACTGATTCATCGCGACAAACCGGCTCCTTGGGAGAAGGTCTACCGCGAAGCTAATCGCCGCTGGTCCATGGCCCTCAGTTCAATGGGGCACTCCCAAACCTCGGCTCAGAGCCTCCAGTCCATAGCCGCAGGAAACGATGGCGCCGGTCAGTCAGAGCGTAAAATATCCTTTGTACTTCATGAACCAGACAACGAATCAGAGAACAGCAGTAATACAACATTGACAAAGGAAGGAGAAGAAG CTCGTCGACCCACTGCATCCGCAGTTCGACCTTTTCTTTTGAGGCGTGGCACTGCCACTACAACTGGAGGTTCCTTTAAAAGACGCTCTCTGAAACTGCGTCGTAATACTAAGGACGGCAAGGATATAGAAACAGACT TCAACATCCAATCGCGTCGCAAGGTCTCTTCACTATCCGATCGCAGTGATACATCAGAGCAGGGCATGATTAGTGGCGGGGAGGAGTCACCTGGAATACTCAGCGACGACCAGCAGCCAGAGTCACCCACAGACTCCAATGAAAACGATGACACGGCCAAGAATATGCCCTGGCTGAAGGCCGTTATAGATTTGATGTCCAGTTACAATTACTACTGCACCCATAAAGGATATTGTCATCCGTTTTGCTATAAACGTCACATGCGATCCTGTACTCGTCTGGTTAAGGCTACTAGAAAG GTTTATGGTGAGGAATTTGGTTTCTCCTTCGATTCAGACCATCCAACAGTGGAACCAACAGTTATTAGCTCTAGCAAGCCACACACCTCTCGATCCCGCTCCACTCGAAAGGTATCCGAGCAAAGCTCCACCCAGACCTCTCCGTCCAAGCGTAAGGACAGTTTGTCTCGCAAGGATCG CATAAGTGATGATCCTGATCTGGAAATGGCTGAAAAGTTGGCCAAGGCCTTTCGCCAGGAGAAAGAGAAGAAGTTACAGGAAGAGCCACCTATCCTCAAGTTTATCAGGATCCATATCAGGAACCTCTTTCACTTTCCGCTGGCCACCATGCTTAAGGGCGCTGTTGTGCTCACCGAGGAAATGGTAATCGAGGCAATGCCTGCCGCCTGGGAGCTCCTGCTGGAGACGAACCACGACACAGCCACCTCCAGTGCCGCTGTGTTTCTGATGGGCTCGGTGAAGGCGCAGAACTTTGCCTTCGACATCATGCAGAGGGCACTAAAGCACAAGGATCCGGACATAAGGATTGGAGCCATTCAACGCTACCTGGTGCTGTGGAAGTGCCGCTTCCATGTCTGGCCTCGAATGGAGGAAAATGCCCACGACGTCACTTTCAAGGTGCCACCAGGTGGCATTGAATTTACACTGCCTTCCCCAAAGATTGGCATCGAAAGTCTGCCGGTGGTGGATCCACCCTGGATGCCCGTGCAGCAGACAAAGGATATGGATGTTACTTTAAACCAAGACAGACAT AGATCCCTGGTCACCGCCACTAAAAGCCGGAAGATGCAGCAGACGGAGGCCATTAGGAACGCCCTTCGTCAGCAGCGGGACAAGCAGCGGGCGGAGAGGCACAGCTTCCTCATCACCATGATTCCGATCAGTCAGCAGGCTTCCCACGAGCCTGGCATGGAGAAGCTGGAGGATCACGAGATCGAGGAGGACCTCGACGGCACACGCATGTCCTCGCACCTGCACCACGCCCACTCGCTCTTCCCCTCCGTCCTCTGCTCGTCCGTGATGCAGATTGTCGGCTGTCTGGATGATGCTGCCATCGGGTCGGATGGCAATGCCGTCTACGAGATCGCCTACCAGGTGATCTGGGTGTGCCTTGTGGAGGAGTCGGCCCTCTTCCTTCGCTATGTATTTGAGCGGCTAACCCGCGACCGCCAGGATCAGATGTTCAAGCTGCTAAGGCATTTAATTCGATTTGTGCCTCGGCTGCCCCAGCAGGCGGCCTTTGCCTTATACAACTCAATTATTGGTTACATAATGTTTTATGTGAGATCCTCCAACGAGCTGAAACAGGAG CTTGTTGGCTCAGCTTTGTCGGTCCTTTGGATGGTTGTGCACTCGGTGCATGGAATTATGTTCAAGGATCTGAAGCAGATTCTGCGCAAAGAACAATGTGATGCCTCCATCCTCCTCACCGCCAATGTGCCAGCAGCCAAAAAAATTGTGGTCCACGGACCCGCCGATGATGACTACAACATACCCTCCCAGTTTCCCGTGCAAGAGGATACGCTTTTTTGTCAGCTTTTAAAGGAGGCACTGGATTACTATCCCATAGATGAGAAAAATACAAGTCACTATTGTCTAGTGGACTACAAGAGCA GCAAAATCCTGAATCCAAACTGGTACATACGGGATCTGTACTTCTTTAAGCGATCCCAGTATCCGGAAGTGCGTCTAATGTTAATGCGTCCCGAAGAATCATTCCTGGCCTTGCAGAAACAGGAGCTAACTAAGAAGTTTGTTGAGATCGGCAAAGTACATTTAACCTGGGCGATTCTCAAGAACGTGGACATGGTGGTGCAGCGAGTAGTGTTCTTACACGAAGAGCTTATGAAACTGCCTTCGTTTCCTCGGAAGGCATTAGAGGTGGACCTGGACCTGCACCATGGCGGTGAATATGGAAAGGTTCTGCTCGGCTTGGATGTCCAGCACAAATTTATGTGGGTGCGCCTCATTGCCCGAATGTTCGAGGCTATGGCTGGAAACTTTGCTTACTCGGCGGATATTCAGCTCTTCTTAAACGTCCTTTCCGGAGCATCCATTCTTCATGCCGAGGATTCGTGCATCATGCGCTACGTCATGGCCACGTTTATTAACGCTGCCTTTAACTTCAAGAACATATTCTCCACGAAGGGATACTTCATGATCATGCCCACATTGCTGCAGGTTTATTCTTTGCATCAAACAAACAAGCTAATCACCACAACAATCGAGTATGCAGTTAAGCAGTTCTATCTGCTAAACCGGAAACCTTTTATCTTGCAAATGTTTGGATCCGTTTCCGCCATCCTTGACACAGATGAGGACGGAACCTATGGGGAGGCGCACAAGGTCCAGTCCAGTTGCCTCTTTAATTTGCTGCTAAGTCTGGAAGATCCCTCGCCTGATCCTCTTAATATTGCCGAGCTGGTGAAGGAGCCTAAGCCACTCAAGGCCATTGATTTCTGCTACCACGACGAGGATGACGACGTGACGGTACTGGACTGCATCACCCTTTGTGTTATGGTGGTTTCCTACTCAGCGGAAAGCACTCGGGGCTATCAAATGCTA ATCATTTTGGAGGCCATTCTGCCATGCTATCTGCAACAAATCCAATCGCCCAGCTATATTCCTCTCCAGGGAAAGTCTGAACGGGACATTATCCTCCAATTGGCAGTGGCCATTCGCACCATGGTCCACAACTGCGAGGGTTTGGCCAAGAGCTACAATGGACCGTATCGAAATAGTCCGGAACACAAGGGCTCTTCTCAGCGTAATTGTAGTCGGGGTCCGCCCTGTTCACCTGGCCTTGACTTCGAAGAGGAATCTCACCCAAAATACGTAACCGATGCTCGCACCAAGAATATGATGGACTGTGCCGAGGACTCGGAGATGATACGCACGGAGTACCGGCGGCCACGAGATGTTCTCTTGTCCGTGGTGGCGGATTTCCTTACTAAATCCACAGCCCGTCTGGCAGAGCTGGCCAAGAAGATGCCCAGCGACACCAAGCCCACCGAAGTGCTGGATGCCAAGTGCCACATTCGATTGGCGGACATAGCCCACTCCTTACTGAAGGTTTCTCCCTACGACCCGGAGTCCATGGCCTGTCGAGGTTTGCAACGCTATATGCAGGCGGTCTTACCAAGGGCGGAATGGTCTAATGATACGTTGCGAAACGCTCTGGTCACCATATTGCGGCGAATCGACAAAGTCTTCCTGAAGATTTCAAAGAAACCTTCCATACGACGAAACACCGACTGGGAGGCGGCTGCCGGTTTGCTCAAAGGCATCCATGAGACTATAATCCGGCATTCGTACGTACTGCACTGGcagcaaatgaaaacactgATTAGCACCGTGCAGAATTTGATTGTTAACGAACCCGGATCCGGCATTCCCGAGGGCGTCTCCAGCGCAGGGGCGGCGCTCATGTCTCAGAATCCGCCGGCCTTTTTTTGCTCAGCCGTGGTACGTCTGGTGGCCCTGCAGGTGGTCAGCCCCGTAGACTGCTTCTCCCTGGTCCAGATTTGTGGGGGCAGCGCCGAGTTCGCCACGCAGGAAAAGGCCGAGGGTTTTCTAATGCATCTGATCATGCCGCTGTGTCTGAAGGTTTGCTCGGGACGCGGAGTCTCCGACGTAGGTGAACTTAAGATGACGGACGTGTCCTTTTTGCTGACTGCCGTCCTAAACGCCATGAGTCCACCGGCGGGTCGCACCGGCCAGGCTGTATCCCAGATAAACAGGGTAACTGGGGACTTGCGTGCCGGCTCTCTCACATTTACCGGCAGTCGAGACGCCAAGCGCCCTGCCAGGATTTCCGGTTCCCTTTACCAAGCGGCCTTCCTAGCCCTCCGAATCGTTTGCATTTGCTTTGAGAGTCGCCTGTCCAACGAATGGCCGCGTATCGTAAGGGTTATGAGGGATTTGGGCCGGCGCAACGAGGCTGCTCCGGATCTCTGGAGCTTCATGGAGTTTGTGGTCACCCATCGAACGCCATTATATATTGTCCTGCTTCCCTTTATTTTGCACAAG ATCTCACAGCCGCCCATTGGGGACCATGAGCGTCACATGCAGTTTATTATCAGGGAGAGGTTGCGTGGTACACCGCCGCAGGGGGGGATCAAATCCAAGGGAGCTCTGCTGCTGGAACTGGCCCGGGAGCTGCGCGATCTGCGCGACGAATTGGAGGAGAAACGATACG ATCGCGAGAGCTCCGAGCAGAAGAAGAGCGACACCCAGGCGGCAACCAGTGCGGCAGACGCTCACAAGTCGCAGCAAAGACCTTCACTCATATCTATCTTCACAGGAACCACCACCGGCCAGGCGACGCACTCGCACATCTCGGCGGTGCCGATTGACTCGCGAAGCGGATCCGGCGGGATTTGCACGCCCAGCGACACGCTGTCGCAGCAGACACTGCACCCGCCGCGAGAGTCGCTGTCGAGCAGCTCCACGGGCCGCGATCCGCACACCACGACCAGCGAAAGCCAGAGCGGCGAGGCGGACGCAGGCTCGGCGCCAACGCTGGTAGGACCCACTCCGAGTGGTTCTGGCCACGGATCCGCCTCCGGCACTGGCGCCGCCTCTGCCGTGCCCTCGCATCTCTCGCATTCGCAGTCGCTTCAGCAGGCTCCCTTCAAGGCCCAGCCCCCCAAGCTGCGCTTCGTCTCGTCCGTGGAGTTTCGGCACTCTTCTGGCGAGACCTCTACTACGCCCTTGTCACCGGAGAGTCCAGCCGAGGATAGTTCCGGAGACCACACCCGGTCGCGCCTCCAACGCTCAAAGGCAGCTAGCCGAAAGACCTTCCGGCTGAAGCGCAGTCGCCTAACCAACATGGATCCACCCAGCATT GTAACCCCGCTCTCCCAGgaggagcaacaacaacaacagcagcaacagccccAGCCGAAGACCCTTGGCGAGATATCCTGGGACTCAGTCTCGCAGACATCCTCGACATCGGGCTATCGGGACAACAACAGCCTGCAGACAGGTCTGCTATCTCCGGACGGATCCTTGGGCGGCCTGACCCTGGGCCGCTCCCCGTCGCAGCACTCGCTTCTCATGGTATTTGAGGGCCAGGACGAAGACACACTTATATAA